Within Actinosynnema pretiosum, the genomic segment CTCCGCTACACCATCCGACGGCTGATCCAGCTCGTCGTCGTGGTGCTGGTGCTCTCGTTGCTCGTCTTCTCGTGGTTGCGCGCACTCCCGGGAGGGCCGGCATCGGCCCTCCTGGGGGAGCGCGGCACGGAAGAGTCACGGGCGGCGTTGAGCAAGCAGCTCGGCTTGGACCAGCCGATCTTCGTCCAGTACTTCAAATTCCTGGGCCGCGCCCTCACCGGGGACTTCGGCAACTCGACCGGCGTGCAGCCGGGCGACGCGGTGGTGGACATCTTCCTCCAGCGCTTCCCCGCCACGATCGAGCTGAGCGCCTTCGCCATGCTGATCGCGATCGCGCTGGGAATCCCCCTGGGCTACCTGGCCGCCCGCAAGCGCGGCGGCCTGTTCGACAACCTGAGCGTGGGCGGGTCGCTGATCGGCGTCGCCGTGCCGGTCTTCTTCCTGGCCTACCTGCTCAAGTACCTCTTCGCGTCCCAGCTCGGCTGGCTGCCCTCCGCGGGCCGCCAGTCCGCGGGCATCGACGCGACCCGCGTCACCGGCTTCTTCGTCCTCGACGGCCTGCTCACGCAGGAGTGGGACGCCGCGATCAACGCGCTGACGCACCTGGTCCTGCCCGCGTGCGCGCTGGCCACCATCCCGTTCGCGGTGATCTTCCGGATCACCAGGGCGGCGGTGCTCGACGTGCTGAACGAGGACTACGTGCGCACCGCCGAGTCCAAGGGCCTGCTGGGCAGCGTCATCCGCCGCAGGCACATCCTGCGCAACGCCATGCTGCCCGTGGTCACCACCATCGGCCTGCAGATCGGCGCGCTGCTGGCGGGCGCGGTGCTCACCGAGAAGGTGTTCGCCTTCCCCGGCGTCGGCGAGGCGCTGGCCATCGGGTTCGAGCGCAGGGACTACCCGGTCCTGCAGATGTTCATCCTGGTCGCCGCGATGATCTACGTGCTGGTGAACCTGCTGGTGGACCTGTCGTACGCGCTCATCGACCCTCGGATCAGGGCGAGGTAGCCGCTCATGACCCCCACCACGAAGAAGGAGCGGATCGACGCTCTCGCCGAGAGCTCGGCCTCCGACTCCGGCGTCAGCCTCGCCGCCAGCGCCTGGAAGCGGCTGCGGCGCAGCCCGGTCTTCCTGCTCGGCGCGGTGATCATCGCGCTGTTCCTGGTCGTCGCGGCGATCTCGCCGTGGATCGCCCCGCACGACCCCGCGGCCCGCGACCTGATCGACCAGGTCATCAAGGCCCGCAACCAGATCCCCGGCCCGCAGGAGGGCTACCCCCTCGGCGGCGACCTGGTCGGCCGCGACCTGCTGTCCCGGCTGCTCGTCGGCGCCCAGCAGACCCTGCTGGTCGGCGTGTTCGCCACCCTGATCGGCCTCGCGGGCGGCATGGTGCTCGGCATCCTCGCCGGCGCGTTCGGCGGCTGGGTCGACTCGCTCGTCATGCGCGTCGTCGACGTCATGCTGTCGATCCCGCAGCTGCTGCTGGCCTTCGGCATCGGCGCGCTGTTCGCCAGGCCCAGCCTGCTCACCGTGATCCTCGCGGTGTCCATCGTGCAGATCCCGGTGTTCGCCCGGCTCCTGCGCGGCTCGATGCTCGCCCAGCGCTCCAGCGACCACGTGCTGGCCGCCACCGCGCTCGGCGTGAAGCCCGGCCCGATCGTGTTCCGGCACATGCTGCCGAACTCGCTCGGCCCGGTCATCGTCCAGTCCACCCTGGTGCTGGCCACGTCGATCATCGACGCGGCGGCGCTGTCGTTCCTGGGCCTCGGCAACCCCGACGACACGATCCCCGAGTGGGGTCAGATGCTCGGCAGCGCCCAGACCGTGATCGACAGCCACCCGCACCTGGCGTTCTGGCCCGCGGGCTGCATCATCGTGATCGCGCTCGGCTTCACCCTG encodes:
- a CDS encoding ABC transporter permease, translating into MLRYTIRRLIQLVVVVLVLSLLVFSWLRALPGGPASALLGERGTEESRAALSKQLGLDQPIFVQYFKFLGRALTGDFGNSTGVQPGDAVVDIFLQRFPATIELSAFAMLIAIALGIPLGYLAARKRGGLFDNLSVGGSLIGVAVPVFFLAYLLKYLFASQLGWLPSAGRQSAGIDATRVTGFFVLDGLLTQEWDAAINALTHLVLPACALATIPFAVIFRITRAAVLDVLNEDYVRTAESKGLLGSVIRRRHILRNAMLPVVTTIGLQIGALLAGAVLTEKVFAFPGVGEALAIGFERRDYPVLQMFILVAAMIYVLVNLLVDLSYALIDPRIRAR
- a CDS encoding ABC transporter permease, producing the protein MTPTTKKERIDALAESSASDSGVSLAASAWKRLRRSPVFLLGAVIIALFLVVAAISPWIAPHDPAARDLIDQVIKARNQIPGPQEGYPLGGDLVGRDLLSRLLVGAQQTLLVGVFATLIGLAGGMVLGILAGAFGGWVDSLVMRVVDVMLSIPQLLLAFGIGALFARPSLLTVILAVSIVQIPVFARLLRGSMLAQRSSDHVLAATALGVKPGPIVFRHMLPNSLGPVIVQSTLVLATSIIDAAALSFLGLGNPDDTIPEWGQMLGSAQTVIDSHPHLAFWPAGCIIVIALGFTLVGESLRDALDPKNRR